The window AATGCCGGGCGCTCCGCCGCTGGCGCCGCAACTGGGCGGCACCCGCGAAGCCGGTCCTGCGGGAGGGAATGGGGCCGGTCGGCGCGCCGCCCGGTCAGAGACGCGATGATACCGCACCGGCGCGGGGCGTCGGCCGGGGCAGGATTGCCGCCCCGGGCAAGGCGCGCCCGCAGTGGCGCTCAGAGCGACATGCCGCCGCTGGCCTCGATCGCGGTGCCGTTGATGTAGCTGGCGTCGTCGCTGGCGAGGAAGGCATAGACGCTGGCGATCTCGGCCGGCTGTGCCAGGCGGCGCAGCCAGCACGACTCCTGCATGCCGTCGAGCACCTTCTGCGGCACGGTCTGCAGGATCTCGGTGGCGACGAAGCCCGGGCACACCGCATTGACCCGCACGCCCTTCGGGCCCAGTTCGCGCGCCCAGGTCTTGGTGAAGCCGATTACGCCGAACTTGCTGGCGGCATAGTTGGTCTGGCCGAAGTTGCCATACAGGCCGACCACGCTGGATGCATTGAGAATCACTCCGCGGCCCTGCTCGGCCATGATCGACGCCACCGCCTGCGAGCAGTTGAAGACGCCCTTCAGGTTGACGTCGATGACGGCGTCGAACTGGGCCTCGCTCATCTTGGCCAGGCGCGCATCCTTGGTAATGCCGGCGTTGTTGACGAGGACGTCGATGCGGCTATGCTTGGCCAGCGTGGCGGCGACCATGGCATCGACCTCGTCGCGCCGTGTCACGTCCACCTTGAAGGCGTCCACCGTGGCACCGGTGGCGGCCAGGCTGGCAGCCGCCTCGCGCACACGCGCCTCTTGCACGTCGCACAGGATGACGATGGCGCCCTCGGCGGCAAAGCGCTGCGCCGTGGCAAAACCGATGCCGGCCGCCGCGCCGGTGATGATCGCTACACGTCCCTGCAGTTTCATGGGTGTCTTCTCTTTCTCTTGGCTGGTATGGTCAGGATGGAGGGAGGGGCCGCAGTCTGGTGCCGCGATCCCCGGGAGCCGCTCGCCGCAGCAGGTCCGGCAGGAAGACCTCGGTGACGAGCATGACGCCGCCGCCGCGCCGGAACACGGAGCGGCGCGCGGGCAGCATGGTGCCGGCCGCGAGCGCCGGCAACGCCTGGCGCAGGCGCCGCCACAGCGGATGGTGGGGCAGCAGCCGGGCGAACTGGAAGGGCTCGCGCAGCACGCGCGGATCGGTGAACAGCGCGCCGCCCAACGGACGCTCGCCCAGGCCACGCAGGAAAGGCCAGTCGCGCGGCGCATGGCGGGCCTGCACCACGGTATGTGCGAACACGGCCGGCGCATCGTCGCACACCAGCACCACGTCGCGCTCGAGCACCGGCAGCGGTCGTACCGCGCCCAGCGCCCGCCATTCGTCGGCCAGCGGCAGCGCCATGCGCTGCGCCAGCCGGCGCACGCGGAATTCATGGCTGGCGGCCACCAGGCGCGCGGTCAGCGAGCCACCGCCGCAGACCCAGCGCCGCAGATTGGCGGGAATGGCCTCGTCGGCCGGCAGCACCGTGCTCCAGCCGCAGCGGCGCAGGTGCGGGGTGCTCATGCGCCGGGCCGGACGCCGCCGGGCCCGTAGCCGCAGAACTCCAGCACCTCGTCGAGATAGTCGGCGAACTCGCTGATGCCGTGGTCGCTGCCCTGGATCAGGCGCGTACGCGCACCGGGGAAGGCGGCCAGCATGTCGCGGTAGTCCAGCACTTCGTCGCCGGTGGCGGCCAGCAGCAGGTAGCGCTCGGGCTGGCTGATGGCGTCGACGCGCAGGTCGAGCAGCTCCTGCAGATGGCGGCGCTCGACCAGGACCTCGCCGCCGCCGTGCCACAGCGGCTGCGCGCCCAGGTAGGCCTCCAGGTCGGTCCAAGGATGGACGGCGGGATTGAGCAGCACCGTGCGGCAGCCATGGCGCTCGCCCAACCAGCGCGCATAGAAGCCGCCCAGCGACGAACCGACGATGGTGAGCGGCTGGCCGGGGTCGCCGCCACGCGCTGCGGCGATGGCCGTCTCGGCCTGCGCGATCGCGCGCGCGGGCGAGACGTCGAGTTGCGGGCAGGCGTAGTAGCGCGCCACGCCCCACTCGCGCATGCGCTGCTGGATCAGCTGCGCCTTGAACGATTGCGGCGAGGAACGGAAGCCGTGCAGGTAGAGCAGCATGGCGCCGGCGGCTGGATCAGGCGGCCCGCAGGGCGAGGGCGTCCAGCAGCTTCTGGTGGACACCGCCGAAGCCGCCGTTGCTCATCACCAGCACATGGTCGCCCGGACGGGTGGCGGCGCTGACCGCCGCCACCAGGGCATCGAGATCGTCGAAGGCGCTCGCGCGGGCGCCCAGCGGCGCCAGCGCCCCGGCCAGGTCCCAGCCCAGCGCATCCTTGCCGCCCGGCGCGCCATAGCCGAACACCAGGTCGGCGCCGGCCAGGCTGGCCGGCAGCTGCGCCTTCATCACGCCCAGCTTCATGGTGTTGGAGCGCGGCTCCAGCACGGCCAGGATGCGCGCCTGGCCCACCCGCTTGCGCAGGCCGTCGATGGTGGTCTGGATGGCGGTGGGATGGTGGGCGAAGTCGTCGTAGACGGTCACGCCGGCGGCTTCGCCGCGCACTTCCATGCGCCGCTTGACGTTGGCGAAGCGGGCCAGCGAAGCGATCGCCTGCGCCGGCGGCACCCCCACGTGGCGCGCGGCGGCGATCGCGGCCAGCGCGTTCATGCGGTTGTGCATGCCTTGCAGGGACCACGCCACGCGGCCCTGCACGGACTCGTCGAGCAGCACGTCGAAGGCTTCGCCATGCGCGTGCGCGGCCGCGGCGTCGCGCTCGGTCCAGTTGCCCGTGCCGAAGGTCTCGACCTCGCTCCAGCATCCGCGCTCGAGCACGCGCGCGAGGCTGTCCTCCATGCCGTTGACCACCAGCCGGCCCTGCCCCGGCACGGTGCGCACGAGGTGGTGGAACTGAGTCTCGATCGCGGCCAGATCGGGGAAGATGTCGGCGTGATCGTATTCCAGGTTGTTCAGGATGGCGGTGCGCGGCCGGTAGTGGACGAACTTGCTGCGCTTGTCGAAGAAGGCCGTGTCGTACTCATCGGCCTCGATGACGAAGAAGTCGGAATCGGTCAGGCGCGCCGAGATACCGAAGTTCTGCGGCACGCCGCCGACCAGGAAGCCGGGCTGGTAGCCGGCATCCTCCAGGATCCAGGCCAGCATCGAGGTGGTGGTGGTCTTGCCGTGCGTGCCGGCCACGGCCAGTACCCAGCGCCCGGCCAGCACATGCTCGCCCAACCATTGGGGCCCAGATATATAGGGCAGGTTGCGGTCGAGGATCGCTTCCATCAGCGGATTGCCTCGCGAGACCACGTTGCCGATCACGAACAGGTCCGGCTGGAGGGCGATCTGCGCCGGGTCGAAGCCTTCGATCAGTTCGATGCCCTGGGCCTGCAGTTGCGTGCTCATGGGCGGGTAGACGTTGGCGTCGCAGCCGGTCACGCGGTGGCCGGCCTGCCTGGCCAGCACGGCCAGGCCACCCATGAAGGTGCCGCAGATGCCGAGGATGTGGATATGCATGGAATCCGGTATCGCTTGGGCCGGCGCAGGCGCCGGACGGTCAGCCATTGTACCCGAGCGCCTGCGCGCTTCGCTGCACTGCGGCATCCGGATCGATCCCGATGGACCGCCCCCATGACAGCACGGCCGCCGCGGCCGGCTCCGGTATCATCGAGGCATGCCAAGACGCCTTCCCTCCGACCCCGCCCACCTGCGCGAAGAGATCGCCCAGGCCGCCGCCCGCATGATCGCGGAGGACGGCGCCGACTACGCCACCGCCAAGCGCAAGGCCGTGCGGCAGCTGCTGGGCGACGTACGCGTGGCCGGCGAGTGGCTGCCCGACAACGATATGGTGGAAGAGGAAGTGCGCGCCTACCAGGCGCTCTTCCACAGCGACAGCCAACCGCGCATCCTGGCGCTGCTGCGCCGCCTGGCCGTGCTGGCCATGGCCGAGCTGGCGGGCTTCCGCCCCTACCTGGTCGGGGCCGCCCTCAACGGCACGGCCACCGAGCACTCCGACGTCTACCTGCAGTGCTTCTGCGACAGCCCGAAGGATGTCGCGCTGCACCTGCTCAACGCAGGCGTCGACTTCGAGACCAGCGAGACCCGCCATTTCGCCGGCCGCGGCGAGGTCGAGACTCTCAGCTTCCTGTGGCGCGGCCAGTGGCCGGCGAGCCGCGAGACGCGCGAGCTGTCGGCCGAGGTGCGCGCGGAGCTCGGCACGCCGGTCGGCATCCATATAGCACTGTATGATGCGGACGATGAGCGCGGCGCCGTGCGCGCCGATGCCAGCGGCCGGATCGCCCGGGCCGACCTGAACGCCGTGCGCGCCCTGCTGGCCACGGCTGCCGACTCCGGCCAGGCCGCCACGGCGCCCCGGGATTGACGCGCCCGCCGCGGGCGCTCCAACCACCTAGCTGCAAGACATGACCCTGACCCCCGCCCCGCGGCGCTCGCGCCTGTGGATCTGGCTGCCGGCCATCCTGCTGGCCACGGTGGCCGGCATCCTGGCCGGCCGCCATGTGTTTTCTCCCAAGCCGGCCGCCGACCATGCCGTGGAAACCTTCTTCCAGGCCAAGCTGCCGGATCCGAACGGCGCCAGCCTCGACCTGGCGGCGCTGCGCGGCAAGACCCTGGTGGTCAACTTCTGGGCGCCCTGGTGCGGACCGTGCGTGGAGGAAATGCCCGAACTGACCGCCCTGCACCGCGAATACGCTGGCAAGCCGGTCGAATTCGTCGGCATCGGCATCGATTCGCCCAGCAATATCCAGCAGTTCCTGAAGAAGGTGCCGGTCGACTATCCGCTGGCCGTGGCCGGCTTCACCGGCACCGAACTGGTGCGCAACTTCGGCAATAGCGCCGGCGGCCTCCCTTATACGGTGATCATCTCGCCCGATGGTGCCGTGCAGTTCCGCAAGCTGGGCCGGGTGACGGCCGACGAGTTGCGGGCCGCCCTGCCCAAGACATGAGCGAATCTCGCACAATTGCACCGATTTTTATCGAAACCGGGCCGATCTTTTCGCAATTTTCACAAAGATGCCAAAAAGCGTCGCATTCAGCACCATTCGATAGGGGACAACCCTCGGAATTACCCGAGGCCTTGTATCGCGCGCTAGACAAATCCCTCTAAGCTACGGTAACCTCCGCGCAATTTCGTTGAAATGGTCGAGCTGCCGTGACCGCTACCCGCTCCAACCGACGCTCAGCTGGCTACCGCAAGGTCCTGGTCCTGCACGGACCGAACCTGAACCTGCTGGGAACCCGGGAACCGGAGACCTACGGGCACACGACCCTGGCCGATATCGACGCCGCGCTGGCACAGCGTGCCACGCAGGGTGGCCTGGCGCTGAGCAGCTTCCAGTCGAACCACGAAGGCGCGCTGGTCGACCGCATCCATGCGGCGCGCGGCGAGGGCGTAGACTTCATCATCATCAACCCGGCTGCCTACACGCATACCAGCGTAGCGATCCGGGATGCGCTGGCCGGTGTCGCCATTCCCTTCGTGGAGGTGCACCTGTCCAATGTGCATCGCCGTGAAAGCTTCCGCCATCACTCCTATTTCTCCGACCTGGCGGTCGGCGTGATCTGCGGACTTGGCTGGCAAGGCTACCTGCTGGCGCTGGACTACGCGCTATGGCAGGAAGCGCCCCCGGGAACCTGAACACCCGCTGTTCGCAGCAATAGACGAAAGATGGCGCCCCGAGCGCCTGGTGCCGCCGTGCGCGGCGAGGTCGGAAACGGCCGCAAACAATTTTTTCCGTCGCCGCCATGCCTGGCGGCGGCCGGACAACCGATTGGAGGAAAAGAAGATGGACCTGCGCAAGCTGAAGACGCTGATCGACCTGGTGGCCGAATCCGGCATCTCCGAACTGGAAGTGACCGAAGGCGAAGGCAAGGTACGCATCGTCAAGGCCCCGCCGCAAATCGTGGCCGCGCCGCAAATCCTGCCCCAGATGCAGGCGATCGCCGCCGCACCGGTGGCCCCCGCCGTGGCAGCCCCGGTCGAGCCGGGCGCTCCCCAGTTGCCGGCCGGCCACATCATCACCTCGCCGATGGTGGGTACCTTCTATCGCGCGCCGTCGCCCGGCGCCGCACCCTTCATCAATGTCGGCGACACGGTCAAGGAAGGCCAGACCGTCTGCATCATCGAAGCGATGAAGCTGCTCAACGAAATCGAGGCCGACAAGGCCGGCGTCATCAAGGAAGTCCTGGTCGAGAACGGCCAGGCGGTCGAGTACGGCCAGCCCCTGTTCGTCATCGGCTGATCCTGGCCGGCATGTCCGGGCATCCGCTCCGCGCGCATTGCCCGGCCCCGCAAACGGGGCTCCGACACGCGGTCGTGCCGAGCCGGCAGCGGGCCCCTGCCAGGGCCGCCGGCCTGGCGGTCCGCCGTGCCATGCGGCTTCGCCGCCCAGTTCTCGCAGAGAGATACCATGTTTGAAAAAATCCTGATCGCGAACCGCGGCGAAATCGCCCTTCGCATCCAGCGCGCCTGCCGCGAACTCGGCATCAAGACCGTCGTGGTCTACTCCGAAGCCGACAAGGAGGCCAAGTACGTCAAGCTGGCCGACGAAGCCGTCTGTATCGGCCCTGCGCCGTCGCCGCAGTCCTACCTGAACATGCCGGCCATCATCTCGGCCGCCGAGGTCACCGACGCCCAGGCCATCCACCCCGGCTACGGCTTCCTGTCGGAGAACGCCGACTTCGCCGAGCGCGTGGAGAAATCCGGCTTCGTCTTCATCGGCCCGACCGCCGACAGCATCCGCCTGATGGGCGACAAGGTCTCGGCCAAGCAGGCCATGATCAAGTCCGGCGTGCCCTGCGTGCCGGGCTCCGAAGGCGCACTGCCCGATGATCCGAAGGAAGTCATGGCCACCGCCCGCCGCGTCGGCTATCCGGTGATCATCAAGGCCGCCGGCGGCGGCGGCGGCCGCGGCATGCGCGTCGTGCACACCGAGGCCGCGCTGATCAATGCCGTCAACATGACGCGTGAGGAAGCCGGCCGGGCCTTCGGCAATCCCGAGGTCTACATGGAGAAGTTCCTGGAGAACCCGCGCCACGTGGAGATCCAGATCCTCGCAGACCAGCACCGGCAGGCCATCTGGCTGGGCGAGCGTGACTGCTCGATGCAGCGCCGCCACCAGAAGGTGATCGAGGAAGCGCCCGCGCCTCACATTCCGCGCCGCCTGATCGAGCGCATCGGCGACCGCTGCGCCGAAGCCTGCAAGAAGATCGGCTACCGCGGCGCCGGTACCTTCGAGTTCCTGTACGAGAACAACGAGTTCTACTTCATCGAGATGAACACGCGCGTGCAGGTCGAGCACCCGGTCACCGAGATGATCACCGGCATCGACATCGTGCAGGAGCAGATCCGCATCGCCTTCGGCGAGAAGCTGCGCTTCCGCCAGAAGGACGTGCAACTGCGCGGCCACGCGATCGAGTGCCGCGTCAATGCCGAGGACCCGTTCAAGTTCACGCCTTCGCCGGGCCGCATCACCGCCTGGCACATGCCGGGCGGCCCCGGTGTGCGCGTCGACTCGCACGCCTACGACGGCTACTTCGTGCCGCCCAACTACGACTCGATGATCGGCAAGATCATCACCTACGGCGCCACCCGCGAGCAGGCCATCGCCCGCATGCGTATCGCGCTGTCGGAAATGGTGGTGGATGGCATCCTGACCAACGTGCCGCTGCATCGCGAACTGATGCTCGACGCCAACTTCGTCGAGGGCGGCACCAGCATCCACTACCTGGAGCACCGCCTGCAGCAGAAGGAAGTCGCCAAGGGCGACAAGTCCTGACATGCTGGCGCACTGACGCGCAGACGTCCCGATGTCCTGAAGCGTCAGCTGGCCGGGCCGGTCGTTTCCCCGGCCCTCCCTCCCGCCGCCATGTCATACTGGCGGCTACGGCCGGCCCGGCAGTGCCCGGGCCGCCATCCGACACAGGCGCCACGCCGCGCGCCGCTCACCGGTTTGAAGAAGGATCATCCGTGGCATTCCAGGAATGTGTGATCGAGATCGCCGAAGAACAGGCGGAAGCCTGGTCCGACGCGCTGTTCGATCTGGGTGCGCTGTCGGTCTCGGTAGAAGATGCCGATGCCGACACGCCCGACGAGCAACCGCTGTTCGGCGAGCCGGGGCTGGAGCCCACGCGCCTGGCCTGGAACCGCTCGCGCGTGGTCGCGCTGTTCGACGACGGCGCGGATCCCGCCCTGGTCGTGGCAGCGGCCGCCAATGCGCTTGGCGTCACGCCCGTCCCCTCCTACCTGCTGCGCAGCGTCGAGGACCAGGACTGGGTGCGCCTGACGCAATCGCAGTTCGAGCCGATCCGCATCGGCGAGCGCATCTGGGTGGTACCGTCCTGGCATGACGCCCCGGAACCCGATGCCGTGGTGCTGGAGCTGGATCCCGGCCTGGCCTTCGGCACCGGCAGCCATCCGACCACGCGCCTGTGCATGCAGTGGCTGGAGCAGAATCTGCGGCCGGGCGAGACCGTGCTCGACTACGGCTGCGGCTCCGGCATCCTGGCCATCGTCGCCAAGAAGCTGGGCGCAGGCAACACCCTCGGCATCGACATCGACCCCAATGCGGTCGAGGCCTCGCGCTACAACGCCGAGCGCAACCGTGTCGAAGCCACCTTCGCGCTGCCGGAAACCGTCTCCGAAGCCACCCACGACCTGGTGGTGGCCAATATCCTTTCCAACCCGCTCAAGCTGATGGCAGCCATGCTCAGCGCGCGCGTGCGCCCTGGCGGCCGCCTGGTGCTGTCGGGCGTGCTCGAACGGCAGGCCGACGAGGTCGCGGCAGCCTATGCGCGCTGGATCGCGCTGAGCGTCTGGCGCAGCGAGGAAGGCTGGGTCTGTCTGCACGGTACCCGCACCTGACATCCCGACGATGGCCGCCGTCAAGCTCGTCACGCGCTGCCCCGCATGCCGCACGGCCTTCCGGCTGGTGGCGGACCAGTTGCGGCTGCGGCAGGGACTGGTGCGCTGCGGCCGCTGCGATACGGTCTTCGATGCCCGCCAGCACCTGATCGAGATTCCCGCCCCGACCGCGCCGGCGCAAGGTGTGCGCGACGCGGCACAGACCGCCACGGCACCGGCGGCCCCCGCGGGTCCTGCCGACGATACCAGCCAGGGTGCTGCGGCAGAGCCGTACCGCGCACCACCGTTCGACCCGGGCTATGACCCCGGCTATGATGTGCCGGCGCTGGACGCGCCGACCATGATGATGGGCTCACCCGGCTCCACCACCGCTGAAGCCGAGCCCGCGCAATCATCGGTGCCACCGCCGGAAGCGCGGCATGCCGGCGCCCCCGTTGGTTCGCCCGGGCAAGCCGCCACGGCGGAAGGAACACCTCGCCAGCAGGCGCCCGCTGCCTCCGCGCAGGCGCCTGCCCCCACCTGGCCCGCAATCGATGCAGCCGGGCTCGATGAGCCTGGCACCGGCACGACGCCGCGGGACGCTCCACCAGCGGAAGCGCCGCCTGCTGCCGAGGCTGCGGCGGAAGACGTCTCCGCCGGAGCGCCCGGGAAGCCCGGCGTCACGATGGCGGCTCCTCCGGAAGACAACGCCCGGCAGCCGAACGAAGGCATCCCGGATGCCTTCGCCGGCACCCCCACCGCGATCGCCAGCGAGCACGCCACGCGGCGCTGGGCCGCGCGGCAGGACGAAGCGCCCGCCGCTGCGTACGCCCCGGATTTCCTGCGCCATGCGCGCGCACACGAAACACCGCGCGCGCGTGGAGCAGGTCGGCGTGCCTGGCTGCTGGCCGGCGTGGTGGTACTCGCCATCGGCGCCGCCGCGCAGGCCACCTACCTGGCCCGCTCGCAGCTCGCCGGCCGCTTCCCGGCGCTGCGTCCAGCGCTGGAATGGGCCTGTGCGCCGCTGGGCTGCACGGTGGCGCCCTGGCGCGACCTCGATGCCCTGCGCATCGACAGCTCGCAGCTGCAGAAGCAGGAAGAAGGCGGCGATACCTATGTGCTCAGCGTCACCCTGCGCAACCAGGGACGCGCCACCACCGCTCTGCCCGCCATCGAACTGGTGATGACGGACCTGCAGGACCAGCTCCTGCTGCGGCGCGTGCTGCAGCCCGCCGAATATCTCTCCCCGGCACAACGCGCCTTCGCCCAGTACGGCATGCGGGCCGGCACCGAGCTGTCGGTTCGGGTACGATTCCGTTCGCAGCAGGCGGCGGCCAACTACCGCGTGCTGCTTTTCTATCCCTGAATTCTGCAGACCCGCCGCACGCCGCCCTGCGCGCGCAGGCGGGCCCGCGCATCCACACAGGAGCCAAACATGAGCAACGTGACCCTCGGCGGTAACCCGATCGAAGTCGGCGGCAAGTTTCCCCAGCCCGGCGACCATGCCGCTTCCTTCTCGCTGGTCGGCAAGGACCTGAAGGACGTCAAGCTGGAAGACTTCGCCGGCAAGCGCAAGATCCTGAACATCGTGCCCAGCCTCGACACGCCCGTGTGCCAGGCTTCCGCGCGCCGCTTCAATGAAGCCGCCGGCAAGCTCGCCAACACCGTGGTGCTGACCATCTCGGCCGACCTGCCCTTCGCCATGGGCCGCTTCTGCACCACCGAAGGCCTCGACCACGTGGTGCCCCTTTCGCTGATGCGCGGTGCCGAGTTCAAGTCCAGCTACGGCGTCGACATCCAGACCGGCCCGCTGGCCGGCCTGACCGCGCGCGCGGTCGTGGTGCTGGACGAGAACAACGTCGTCAAGTACAGCCAGCTGGTGCCCGAGATCAAGACCGAGCCGAGCTACGACGCCGCGCTCGCCGCCCTGCTGTAATCCTCATCCGCCCGGCGCGCCTGCGCGTGCCGGGCCTGCCCCGCCACACCTCAACGCATTCCCTGGAGAAAGCATGGCCAGCCTGATTTGCGGCTCCGTTGCCTACGACACCATCATGACCTTCGAAGGACGGTTCCGCGAACACATCCTTCCGGACCAGATCCACATGCTCAACGTATCCTTCCTGGTCCCGGGCATGCGTCGTGAGTTCGGAGGCTGCGCGGGCAACATCGCCTACACGCTCAAGCTGCTGGGCGGCGATCCACTGGTGATGGCCACGGTGGGCGCCGACGCCGAGCCCTATCTGCAGTACCTGCGCCAGCTGGGCATCCCCACCACCTATATCCGCACGTTGCCCGACACCTTCACGGCCCAGGCAATGATCACGACCGACCTGGACAACAACCAGATCACGGCCTTCCACCCGGGTGCGATGAGCCAGTCGCAACTGTCCAGCGTGCAGGAAGCGATGCAGGGCGACACGCGGCCGGCGCTGGGGATCGTCGCGCCGGACAGCCGCGAGGGCATGCTGCACCATGCCCGCCAGTTCGCCGAAGCGGACGTGCCTTTCATCTTCGACCTGGGCCAGGCCATGCCGCTGTTCAACGGCGACGACCTGCGCCAGTTCGTTGAACTCGCCAGTTACGTGACGGTCAATGACTACGAGGCGCAGGTCCTGCTCTCCCGCACCGGCTGGAGCCACGAGGATGTCGCCGCCCAGGTGCGCGCGTTCATCGTCACGCACGGCGAGCACGGTGCCAGCATCCATGCCGACGGGCGCAAGTATGCGATCCCCGCCGTGCCGGCAGAACGTGTGGTCGACCCCACCGGCTGCGGCGACGCGTTCCGCGGCGGCCTGCTGTACGGCATCGAACACGGCCTCGACTGGGAAACCACGGGGCGCCTCGCCAGCCTGATGGGCTCGCTCAAGATCGCGCATCAGGGACCACAGAACCACAAGCCATCGCGTGACGAAATCCGTGACCGTTTCCAGGCGGCCTTCGGATTCCACTACGCGTAGTCTTCTTTTCGGGACATACCATGAACCAGAAGCTCCGTATCGGCGGCGCCGCCGTCCTCGCAGCCGCCACCCTGCTGGCCGGCTGTGCCGCACAGTCGAACTCGAACAGCGTCTACACCCCCGGCCAGGCTCA of the Cupriavidus malaysiensis genome contains:
- the tpx gene encoding thiol peroxidase, coding for MSNVTLGGNPIEVGGKFPQPGDHAASFSLVGKDLKDVKLEDFAGKRKILNIVPSLDTPVCQASARRFNEAAGKLANTVVLTISADLPFAMGRFCTTEGLDHVVPLSLMRGAEFKSSYGVDIQTGPLAGLTARAVVVLDENNVVKYSQLVPEIKTEPSYDAALAALL
- a CDS encoding carbohydrate kinase family protein, with amino-acid sequence MASLICGSVAYDTIMTFEGRFREHILPDQIHMLNVSFLVPGMRREFGGCAGNIAYTLKLLGGDPLVMATVGADAEPYLQYLRQLGIPTTYIRTLPDTFTAQAMITTDLDNNQITAFHPGAMSQSQLSSVQEAMQGDTRPALGIVAPDSREGMLHHARQFAEADVPFIFDLGQAMPLFNGDDLRQFVELASYVTVNDYEAQVLLSRTGWSHEDVAAQVRAFIVTHGEHGASIHADGRKYAIPAVPAERVVDPTGCGDAFRGGLLYGIEHGLDWETTGRLASLMGSLKIAHQGPQNHKPSRDEIRDRFQAAFGFHYA